Part of the Lucilia cuprina isolate Lc7/37 chromosome 5, ASM2204524v1, whole genome shotgun sequence genome is shown below.
ttgttgGATATTTTTTGAGGCATCCAGCTTCCTTAGTAGTTCTTTTTGCGAACAAAACATGCAAACAAAATGCAACTGTTAATGTTGCTTTTGGCAAAATGCCACAATTGAACATAATTTAACAacaatgaacaaaaaattatataggaATCGTAAcgttcttttattttatatattttttagttgaaATTGTTTGTGTATAGTTGCACAGTAGGatagagaaaataaataataaaaaagtgtaaTCATGTACCGCTAGGCATTTCGTGACAGTAGTGGAAATCGGTGGCTACTAGCAAATATCAGACTCCTcctttacaacattttttcgACCAAGATCACTCAGCCACACTTCCGATATATTATCAATTCAAATATACTTATGTGGTAACTCAAAATATGCCACTATCAATGGATTTTTATCAATATATCAATTTGTATTTCTACAGCAGTGATATTGTCCATAACCAAAATAGGAAACTGTCTTGTAGATAACTAGTACCGTGGTCTTTGAGTCACTACTTACATAtcttaatattttcacaaagtAAGACCTTATATAAAACGGTATTCAGATGAGATCATATATATGTCCTAATAGAATTGTTTAAATATCTCAATCAGTCCCATTGTGCAACCTAGACTATACTACACTATGACATCCATTTTTGTCATTAACAAAAAGTGATGTCATTTACCAGGCAGAGGAAGTAATGTGTGTGAATGGTTGCAATTTGCAAGTAAACatactatatgtatattttttttcccaCACAACACCAACCAGAAAAAATGGGAATTTGTTTGGATGcttaaaagaaactaaattgtGTAACTATTATGATTAAATGTATGCAAGcccgtatgtatgtgtgtgtcttTTCTGACAAAAGGGCAACTTATAAAAGCAGCaactgaaaatttgaaaattggtTGTTTTGATGACGACAATGCAGGCGTTGATGATGACAATAATGATAATGTATGAGATATATTAGTCATGGCAGAAGACATGTATGTTGTCTATACGGAGGGAATGTAGTAAATAACCAAATCTAAGAAAATAAATGAGATTAGACTTAGCATGAATCTAAGATAAACTGAATGCGATGATATTTTACTAAATGATTACATTTGTTATATAcggataaaaaaaatatttcaaaagataAGAGGCAATATTTCGAATAAGCATAATGCATAAGCCCGACTGAAAATTGAGTGTCGCTAACATTTTAGTGATTAGGAAATGACTTAATAATATAAAGCCAAAATATAACcagaatgatttttatttagaatgaTTACAACATACAAATagacttaaatataaatataacatttttttcttcaaatattaccTTAAGTGCCAAACATTGTGAAATCAATGGGTCACATTAAATTGGttatcaaaatgtttatttttatattttacataaaagtttctACAGGAAATTACTTGGCTTTTGTTACgatttttatgctttttaaattatagttaaatggaaatttaaaaaaggagacaaaattacatttttctttattttaccaTTATCACTTTTGATACTGGTGATAAGcagtttgtaaatattttatcaaagtgaaaaaaatatataaaatatattacattttttcatCATAATGGTTTTCTTTGGTAAAGTGCACAAATTGAATAACAAATACTTGAGGTGCTAAAGTTCGTGCCATGTTTTTAGCATCTCTCTTTTATTTACATCTTGATTTTATCCATCCATGAAAGAATGTACCACATTTTCTATTTTACGGCAGAGTAGTGCTCGTCTTTTTCTCATCAGCATCTTatcgtcgtcgtcatcatcatcatcgtcgtcatccactattattattatttgtggtGTCACCTTAAGCGTTGCCATGAATTCCTTTCGTGTGAATGACAATGTCATTAAATTGCTTTTGAAGTGTCGTTTTAATTCTCAAGgcagttttattaattttatgcatttgaaattgtttgccATAGAAATTCCtctaaattctttattttcccAGTTTTCCTCTTTTTTAACGAAATGTTAACGATACATTATTCAGTGGagactaaaaattttaaattatgatcTATGAAGTTTTTGTAAGATTAGCATGACACTAATTTACGTATTTTACTAATAGTTgttattacattataaaattacaataaaagtgTACTTTTTTAGGTTTGGCTATGAActgaactaacctagaactaactagaactgaactagaactgaactagaactgaactagaactgaactagaactgaactagaactgaactagaactgaactagaactgaactagaactgaactagaactgaactagaactgaagtagaactgaactagaactgaactagaactgaactagaactgaactagaactgaactagaactgaactagaacttaataaACACTGAACATAAACTGAGCTAGAAATAAGCAATTGAAACTATGATGCTAATCacttataacaacaaaaaataaaaaataaaatattttaaaatgttaaattttcaatggatttttagaaaattttaatttaaaatatgcaattaaattttacaaaaatacagaaaataaaaagcTTATAATAGCAAagtgtttggttttatttggcATAAacctattatttttttatcgaaacaatttattaattactAAAAGTAGATAAATGTTCTTGGTGGTCTCAATATGTGGtaatttaatttcttgtttttataaagtgtatgcaatattcaaaataacccataatatatttattttttccaaacaaaaaattttttttccttccgATTTATTGcagacttttttaaatatattatcacTTGATAAGAAAATGCTGAACTTGAGTTTTACGTCAAAGTTCTCTTAAATGAACATGTGGACAAATTGTAAAAGAGCTATAATTCTCTTAATTCAATCAACAAATATACAATAGaattagttaaaaaagaaactattaTCAAACTTGATTTACAGATTAgataatgttttaataaaactaaatcaaaataacatttttaagtttgtttggttagaaaatgtaaaatgtataacTAGAAATAATATAGATTCAAACGCTTTGACCACTGAatctgttttaaatataaagttaaaaaatttatgacgCTTctgaatttattaattattataatttgtcaACACTGATCACTATTTACTTTTACTCTCTTGTACTAAACTAATGTACTCTCATAATagaaacacaaataaataaacgatCTACAATTACTTCAACATTTAGTAAGTGCTCAACATTCTTTGTCAACAGATCGTacctaaattaaaattaattgaatagaGTTGAAAtgaaatactaaataaaaattaaataaatttcgtaGAACAATAAACTACAAAATGGCAGCAAAtcctataaaagaaataaaacgagaggtaatttaaataattgacataattatagaatataacttttaaaaattgtaaaactaaaaacaacttcagcgaaacaaaaatttaaactggactTTAAACCTTTACCTTAGACAAAAAAGATAAGAAATAAAGAAAGTgttaaacaatataataaacttaaaatcatggatatataaatattataaagaaatgtaattttcatatgaataagaaaaaaaatactttattatttattgataaTCTAGAAACTTGGTAAATATGTACATtggattttctatacaaatatttataattataattttagtaTCGGTCACACTTTAGTTGACTAAGATAAGATTTCTATTTAATATCTTTAGAATTTCAATAACATTATGGTTTAAATCGCCTCATTCAATAAAacattgataaaatatttttatttggccGGAAAGTACACATAAGTTGAGCAATATTGTTTtgtgtaaattaaaaagaaaaagtgaatttaaattattttaatttatttatttagttatttactaaaaatgaatgaaaattgcaGTAAAAAATACATCTACATTGTAATCGtcgtgtgtgtgtttgttgttgttttaactttgtttaaaattttctataaaagtgaaTATATTGGACTTCGACCTAATTTATATATTGCTTCAGAATACTTGCACGCACAAAAATAGTGACTGCAGCTCAACAAAAGAGGTTATTtatgaaaacattatttattatatttttcgtaAATTCAGAAAAATACTACATAATTTGACAAATAAAGTTCAAATTTGAGCCTAACTAACTTCAACTCAAACCATCCGATGTCATATTGAGTTTAATTAAGTTgctatattcatatacatatatagttgtTTTAAATCtcgaaaagctttttaaacaaatatacctgatatatttatatttatagttaaattctattagttcagttctagttcagttctagttcagttctagttcagttctagttcagttctagttcagttctagttcagttctagttcagttctagttcagttctagttcagttctagttcagttctagttcagttctagttcagttctagttcagttctagttcagttctagttcagttctagttcagttctagttcagttctagttcagttctagttcagttctagttcagttctagttcagttctagttcagttctagttcagttctagttcagttctagttcagttctagttcagttctagttcagttctagttcagttctagttcagttctagttcagttctagttcagttctagttcagttctagttcagttctagttcagttctagttcagttctagttcagttctagttcagttctagttcagttctagttcagttctagttcagttctagttcagttctagttcagttctagttcagttctagttcagttctagttcagttctagttcagttctagttcagttcttatacTTTAttcttttacacattttaattaattcctAATATTATTAATCCcttcatttctttttatagttcATAGACCTAACCATACCCATGCCCTGGGGTCATGTAGCGGGACGTTGGTATGGCAATCGTAAAGTTAGACCCATCTTGGCGCTACATGGTTGGCTAGATAATATGGGCACTTGGAATACTCTTATACCATTACTACCCGAACATTTGGGAATACTTTGCATCGACTTGCCCGGCCATGGTTTATCTCCAAAACTTCCCAGAGGTATTGTCTATCATGCTGTCGACTATGTGTGTGTTATTCTACGTATAATGGAAGTATATGAATGGCAAAAAGTTTCCATATTAGCACATTCTATGAGTTCAATGTTATCATTTATTTTTGCCTCTTTATATCCCAATCGTCTGGATATGTTAATTAGTATAGATGTAGTGCGAACACGTTATCGTGATCCTGCAACACAAATTGAGTTCATACGTAATAATATAGAGAAATATTTAGTGGAAGATGATCGCTTACAATTGGCAGGACAAATTGAGCCACCAGCATATACACAAGAACAATTGCTGCAAGTTATGTATGAGGGTTCCGGCAGATCTGTGGCATTAGAGAATTGTCAACATATTTTAGAACGTAATATAACTAAATCTGTTAAATATCCcgataaatattatttctcaCGTGATGGTCGTGTTAAATTCTATTTCGAGTTCACTACCTCACCGCCATTTGCTGCTGAACTAGCCCGTAGAATTCACGATGTACCCTATTGTGTTATTAAAGGTTCACAGTCCAATTATATAGATGAACAAAGTACAGAAGTGATCGAAATATTAAAGAGTAAAAACCCACATTTTGAACTGCATGAAGTTGAGGGTACGCATCATGTTCACCTCAATAATCCACAAGGTGTAGCGGCTGTCATCAATCCATTTATTAACAGACATCGACCACCTTTAATAGAAAGTTGGTCTCTCAATGATGTTGTCATGAGTGAAACCATGGAACGTTGgagtattaaaactaaaaaacgaaaaagtaaatTATGACTATTACCGTTCTTTACAAACTGTGCTTTGGACACCATAGATACCGATGAGGAGTCGAGCGATGATAGCAATTTTTAATTGCGAAACAGTTTGTaaagagttttaaatttaagttaaatcttTCCTTtgtgattaaaataaaaagctcctttatgcattttaaatacatattatgagGGTCATAAGTCAAAATCGTGTATGTGATAATTATCCACTACTACGATTACACATAAAAAACTGCgacaatttgctaaaaaaaaaaatttcgagtGCTTATGATAGCGGATatggtatttttaaacaaattggcGCATTCTGCAGAGCTTTATAATGCATGCTATAATGTCAATTGATAGCTCATTTAGACTGAACATTTTAAATGGTAAACAGCTATAACCATCAATATCTTTGATTGTAATAacttatattataattaaaaacattaacatttattaaactaCAATATTTTTGGATGCGTTTCgccttaaataataattaaaagtaatatttttatgttaataagTAATATAAAAGTTTCCTGTAAGATTGTTAGtatgtattttcataaattgtttgttattttctttttttatcttaaaaagttaatttatttaattttaattttataatatttagtaaTACTTTCTAGTCTCCTAAacttataacaatttaaataaattaattaatctaTACgctaattattatttattgaaccaaaaaattataattcacTGTCGTAAGGCAAAAGATCAACTTCTGGGCGTAACTAGTGCTAGTTAACACATGTAGTTAACACATGTAGTTAACATATGTTCAATATATTTGGAACAATTAAATCATTCAGAAtctttgcaaaatataaaatcaaaactgATTACTATCTCATTACTGCACTGTACAGCAATAAACTTGACAAGTTAGTGAAGCCGtaataaatagataaatgttacaaaatttccaataatctATCTTATTGCGTTTGTGTGGGGAATTTTTATCaatatgacaaaaaaaagatttattatagcaaagataattatgtataattataaattaaagaaaattatatagaaacaaTTTTGCGGCAAGAATGAGAATTTACATAACTCAATTATAATTatcacaaaaaatctaaaaattgattatatactttttgcaaaatttgaggattctagctgAAATAGCTTCCCGAATGTACGAATCttagtatttaattcatatgggaggttcTTCGTCTAATaagtaatttagttagttagttagaaatagaaaagagcgcacaacaggcacAATGGGGATATAGGCGTCGAAGTAACTCGACGTCGAAGTAACTCGAAGTAACATcgactaaccaactaactttcCACCTAACGGAGGCATACTACCAAAAAAGTAACTTAAATAACTATTATAATCATAattataaaagtactttttaaattgcatttctGTACAATTTCAAAGAGAAGTTTAATTTCTCTGATTCAATTTTattacacaaatgtaaatatttaagagaATAATTATGCATTCAGctaatatatgttttaataataaattattttatatttagtttgcAGCctctttagttttagttcaaagAACACACTACTCATAAGCGAGTTAATACTTTTCATTGATTTCTGTTGACaagactttaaaaattttataaaaaaaattaacaaattacttaaaaacaaatacatgtttgcagaattaataaaatacaatctCAGAGTATGATTTTGAATGTAAGTATTACTTAATTCCTattaattgtaatgaaaattacaacaaaatagtATTAGGTTTAGTTACAAGAGAAAGagtgtacacagaaaaaaattaccataatttcaatttatttaaaattttaaaaaaatatatgttaaatattCTTTCAGTTTCAAAATGTTAAGCAATGAAGATATACTCATCAGTGTCCCCTGGGGCCATATAGCTGGACGTTGGTATGGAAATCGCAGTGTAAGACCCATACTAGCTTTACATGGTTGGCAAGATAATTTAGGAACCTGGGATAGACTTATTCCCCTATTACCCCAGCATATAGGAATATTGTGTGTAGATTTTCCTGGTCATGGTAGATCCTCCAAATATCCGAATGGCATAACATATCATATGATTGACTATGTGGACACAATTCTATTAATTATGAAAGAATATAATTGGAAGAAAGTATCCATATTAGGTCATTCTTTGGGAGGTATTATAGGTTTTATATACACCTCACTATATCCTCAAACAGTTGATATGCTCATACAGTTAGACATTATAATGACACCGATAAGAAGTCCTGATTACAGAATAAGAAAATTGATAATGGGTACAGAAAAACTCTTAATTGAAAATGAACGTTTAGAAAGATTAAATTTCGAAGAACCTCCTTCATATTCCTAtgaagaattaaaagaaaaactatatttagGTTCTAACAAATCAATTgagaaagaaaattgtaaatatttacttaatcgTAGTATTAATGCTTCTCTAATGAATCcaggaaaatattatttttcacgTGATGGTCGCATAAAATATTATCATGAATTCAATCCTACTCTAGAATTAATTCAAATTATGACTAAACGTTTGAAAAATGTCAATCATTTGGTGATTAAGTTTAATAAATctgattatatagaaaatttcatgttAGATTTAGTTCGCAGGAACCATCTAAATATGGAGTTTAACGAAGCAGAAGGTACCCATCATGCGCATTTGAATAATCCCACTGAAGTGGCAGCTAAAATTGTACCATTTATTTTGAGATTTATGCCAGAAACGGGTACAACTACAAGAATGCAAAGTAAATTATAAAtgataatcatattttttgtttataaaataaagcaataaataaataaaaaaataaatatttttgaaatgtatattaaattttgatatggattataatatttttcttagtgtatatttaagtgttttgtttataaaagagcACACAACAACCTTTGAACGAACGTTTActgaacaattaaaaaaacatgcttaATATTAAGAGACTTTTCATTGAATTGATAACGCTCTTATCAATatgttctctttttttcttgtttattagTAGGTTTCTCTTGTGTGTATTCTTTAGTCACAATCATTGCGTCACGCGTTATCGTATAAATGTGCGATAGTAAAATACTAGTTTTCTTTGAAGTGATTGTTGTTAGTTGTAGTATACATTTAAACAATGAGCTAAAAGTTCATGaagtattattaataaaattattaatatctatatatttttgtaagaacaattttttttttaagaaaaataatttattttattaacgcTTTGTGGCGAAAGTGTAGTTTGTTGCTCTAATTGTGTTTGTAGTTTTTCAAGGCCTCTCGTGTGTTTTAAGTAGTGTTGTAAacggaaaaaactaaaaaaatcgcTGAAATCAGAATTTATTAATTGTGATTTTAGTTTGAATAGTTGTGTATGCTGATACAATGTGTAGTATTGGTTTTAGAAGTTTTAAGTTTGTTGTACgaaagataaaaattttttgatatttttgcaaGTTCTATAAACGGAtctttgttcattttaaaacatttgaaaaaaattacaattacttcacttaaaaattatttttacaaaataaagttgCATTAAgagattgttttcaaaattgtaatatttgtatgcaATATACGCAACTTTGTTCTAAACAAAGGTCGTAACAAAGTTGTTTAattgtgtatttatttgtaatatccaaaatattgatcctatacttacctttaagtatattttgttataaatgttttttattttatttttctttaccaGAAAATGGAAATTGTAATCTAAAAGCCTTGAGGCACACCtaacaactaaaaaatatcCTCTCTGAGGCATTTTAACTTATTAATTTAACATAGTGATTCCTTTGAAAGCAAATACGAAGCACTCTTGCTTAcaaataattgcttaaataagcacttacaaatataaagttaaaatgttgttttgttttatacacATATGAATTGCATATTAGACTAAGGAAAGTAATAAGTTTAAAAGCTTTGTAGCATTTTTACTCAATAATTTAACATAGTAATGACTTTGAAAGCAAATACCTATCACCCTTACTTACAAATAATTGTTCAAATATATACTTACAagttaaaatgttgttgttagaCTAAATCTAATTAAGTTTGAAGAAAagtaatgaatttaaaagctctttagcattttaactaaaaaaaaaacagagaaattattttaaagcaaataataacCACACTTGCTTAcaaataattgcttaaataagTACGAAAATATGGCTGTTATTCATCAGTCGTACAAACAATAACTCCGCTTGGTCGCACAACCATGTTGTTAGTGTTGTTCTTATATTCTGCAATTCTTGTTATATGTTGTTTTGTTGGCTGTTAAAATATATgcaaaactcaaaataaatacatgcatatgtatatcattatatgtaaataattaaagttaTATAGTAGTCATTAGAAATTAAGTTATGGTGTAAGTAAGGTAAGTCATTAtaggttttttcaaaaattcaattattttgagTTGATTATGGGAAACTAATtcctttttttagaatatttttgactctgaaaataatttttagtgggTTTGAGAAAgacattaatatatattttattcgcTTTCAATCTGATTTgtcttagaattttttttaaataattttagaatttttataccATTTATAATGCAGTAAATGTGTTATCGCGAACCagatataattaaacaaaacattttatttatatttaagattttttgtgaCCCACTTCGAAAAGGTTGAAGACAACATATTGTACTGAGATCAACATTTTTCAACGCTGGTAAGGTACTGAAgccctttatatatttttttagctcAAATTAAAAGTAATGACTAAAAATACACAGTTGGCTACATTGCCTTTGTATATTGTTACTTTTAGGGTGTTTTGATTAGTCAGCGTTAGTGGTTGATGTTAGACGCtttaaaatagataaatattttgaaaacaaataagtattttttggaagtttgctttaaaaatgtattttataaattaaaagaatcatatttaataataacacgTATATAATGGAAACTAAACAACCATTAGTAGTAAGTATAAATATtactaatattaataaaatttatataaacattaatatttaacaattattaaataaatctcATTTAAATATGACTAGTATTTCTTAACCTTTGTACTcttgaattaatttaatatacatatgtctaATATACTAAGAGAAGAGAGTATTTTaggttaaaatataattttgaataaatttccaaaaataaagagaaaatttccaaaattaaaatatttacattgcaAAATGAATTGTtgtctatttattaaaaattttgtaaaaaaaataaacaaaattgttaaataaaaaaacgcataaaaaatatttagagcCAAAAGCAATTGTTTATACAAATTAAGATTTATAATCCcttgataaatttttacaaataaggcagttaaagttttgtttacagattgaaaataagttttaaatttctcattGAGTTTTAATAAAGATCTACAATTCTCATTTACAGTTCGAAGATATATCCATTGATGTACCTTGGGGTCATATTGTTGGACGTTGGTATGGTAACCGAAAAGTACGACCCATTCTTGCTATTCATGGTTGGCAAGATAATCTCGGAACATGGGATCGTTTAATACCTCTGCTGCCACGTCATATTGGTATTTTATGCATTGATTTGCCCGGTCATGGTAGATCTTCAAAATATCCTGTGGGCATGACCTATCATGTTCTTGATTACGTTCAGATTATAGTTAGAATTGTTAAGGAATACAAATGGCGTAAGGTTTCGCTAATGGGTCATTCTATGGGTGCAATTGTTAGTTTTTTCTATGCCGCCCTTTATCCTCATATGATGGATATGTTAATACAGATAGatataataaaatctaa
Proteins encoded:
- the LOC111690852 gene encoding probable serine hydrolase isoform X1, whose amino-acid sequence is MAANPIKEIKREFIDLTIPMPWGHVAGRWYGNRKVRPILALHGWLDNMGTWNTLIPLLPEHLGILCIDLPGHGLSPKLPRGIVYHAVDYVCVILRIMEVYEWQKVSILAHSMSSMLSFIFASLYPNRLDMLISIDVVRTRYRDPATQIEFIRNNIEKYLVEDDRLQLAGQIEPPAYTQEQLLQVMYEGSGRSVALENCQHILERNITKSVKYPDKYYFSRDGRVKFYFEFTTSPPFAAELARRIHDVPYCVIKGSQSNYIDEQSTEVIEILKSKNPHFELHEVEGTHHVHLNNPQGVAAVINPFINRHRPPLIESWSLNDVVMSETMERWSIKTKKRKSKL
- the LOC111690852 gene encoding probable serine hydrolase isoform X2 codes for the protein MPWGHVAGRWYGNRKVRPILALHGWLDNMGTWNTLIPLLPEHLGILCIDLPGHGLSPKLPRGIVYHAVDYVCVILRIMEVYEWQKVSILAHSMSSMLSFIFASLYPNRLDMLISIDVVRTRYRDPATQIEFIRNNIEKYLVEDDRLQLAGQIEPPAYTQEQLLQVMYEGSGRSVALENCQHILERNITKSVKYPDKYYFSRDGRVKFYFEFTTSPPFAAELARRIHDVPYCVIKGSQSNYIDEQSTEVIEILKSKNPHFELHEVEGTHHVHLNNPQGVAAVINPFINRHRPPLIESWSLNDVVMSETMERWSIKTKKRKSKL
- the LOC111690864 gene encoding probable serine hydrolase, which gives rise to MLSNEDILISVPWGHIAGRWYGNRSVRPILALHGWQDNLGTWDRLIPLLPQHIGILCVDFPGHGRSSKYPNGITYHMIDYVDTILLIMKEYNWKKVSILGHSLGGIIGFIYTSLYPQTVDMLIQLDIIMTPIRSPDYRIRKLIMGTEKLLIENERLERLNFEEPPSYSYEELKEKLYLGSNKSIEKENCKYLLNRSINASLMNPGKYYFSRDGRIKYYHEFNPTLELIQIMTKRLKNVNHLVIKFNKSDYIENFMLDLVRRNHLNMEFNEAEGTHHAHLNNPTEVAAKIVPFILRFMPETGTTTRMQSKL